From a single Candidatus Bathyarchaeota archaeon genomic region:
- the uvrC gene encoding excinuclease ABC subunit UvrC: MIKLSSPSEFKASDIPTEPGVYLYRDEAGEILYVGKAKNLRSRVKSYFSGIDQPAKTRQLLLHIRSIDWIVVNNEVEALLLENKLIKQHSPKYNIDLKDAKSYAYISLTREPFPRVLTSRKVSRKLESFGPYTEGFTRQDLQRAVVRVFKLRTCKNMHKRACLNYHIHLCTAPCVGNVSAEQYAQQVKQARSFLSGNYTQTIEQLTRQMQQASAEQRFEEALELRKQIASIRLLTERQIVDNERRFDQDVMAFKRVGEKLHVVQMGVRKGVLLGKKEFTVDLQPQIEQEFLKAYYTSNQIPREILLNQAVWQEPEEKHALEEFLAAKRLAPVSLTIPRKADKLALLKLAEKNLESTLEVDSAIVDLQNNLNLPALPRIIECFDISNLGTEHVVSGMVAFKDAKPDKKNYRKFKIKTFQGQDDFAAVNEVVTRRYTRQLEEKNPLPDLVVIDGGPGQVRAAQAALQKLGLQVPLIGLAKEREEIYFPDDPEPHVFGKNSRMMLLLRKIRDATHEFSLGYNRKRRQMQVREEFKPKKRSKQVGAPKESAAQ, translated from the coding sequence ATGATTAAACTGTCCAGCCCATCCGAATTCAAAGCTAGCGACATCCCAACCGAGCCAGGCGTATACCTTTACCGTGACGAGGCAGGCGAGATACTCTACGTGGGCAAAGCCAAAAACCTGCGCAGCCGAGTAAAAAGCTACTTTTCAGGCATCGACCAACCCGCCAAAACCCGCCAGCTCCTATTGCACATTCGAAGCATCGACTGGATTGTGGTCAACAACGAGGTTGAGGCATTGCTTTTGGAGAACAAGCTGATAAAGCAGCATTCGCCCAAATACAACATCGACCTCAAGGACGCGAAAAGCTACGCTTACATCTCGCTTACTCGCGAGCCGTTTCCGCGTGTTTTGACGAGCCGCAAAGTTAGTCGAAAACTCGAATCCTTTGGCCCTTACACTGAAGGTTTTACGCGCCAAGACCTTCAACGCGCTGTCGTCCGCGTCTTCAAACTGCGCACCTGCAAAAACATGCATAAACGCGCCTGCCTAAACTACCACATCCACCTTTGCACCGCTCCCTGCGTCGGCAACGTGTCCGCCGAACAGTATGCTCAGCAAGTCAAGCAAGCCAGGTCTTTTCTTAGCGGCAACTACACGCAAACTATAGAGCAACTCACTCGCCAAATGCAGCAGGCCTCCGCAGAGCAACGGTTTGAGGAAGCCCTCGAACTGCGTAAACAAATCGCCTCAATTCGCCTTCTAACAGAGAGGCAAATAGTGGACAACGAGCGGCGCTTCGATCAAGATGTGATGGCTTTCAAGCGGGTGGGCGAGAAGTTGCATGTTGTACAGATGGGCGTCCGCAAAGGTGTTTTGTTGGGCAAAAAAGAGTTCACGGTGGATTTGCAGCCGCAGATCGAACAGGAATTTTTGAAAGCCTACTACACCAGCAATCAGATTCCACGCGAAATCCTCCTCAACCAAGCTGTCTGGCAGGAACCAGAGGAAAAGCATGCGCTCGAAGAGTTTTTGGCTGCTAAGCGGCTGGCGCCTGTTTCTTTGACTATCCCCAGAAAAGCTGACAAGTTGGCGTTGCTCAAGTTGGCGGAGAAGAATTTGGAGTCCACGCTCGAAGTGGACAGCGCAATCGTGGACCTGCAAAACAACCTTAACCTGCCCGCGTTACCCCGCATAATAGAGTGCTTTGACATATCTAACCTCGGCACCGAACACGTCGTCTCAGGCATGGTCGCATTCAAGGACGCTAAACCCGACAAAAAGAACTACCGCAAATTCAAAATCAAAACTTTCCAGGGGCAAGACGACTTCGCCGCAGTCAACGAGGTCGTCACCCGACGCTACACGCGCCAACTGGAAGAGAAAAACCCCTTGCCCGACCTCGTGGTAATCGATGGCGGACCTGGACAGGTCAGAGCCGCACAGGCTGCGTTGCAGAAGCTGGGTTTGCAGGTGCCGTTGATTGGGTTGGCTAAGGAACGCGAAGAAATTTATTTCCCAGATGACCCTGAGCCGCATGTTTTTGGTAAGAACAGCCGCAT
- the lsrF gene encoding 3-hydroxy-5-phosphonooxypentane-2,4-dione thiolase, translating to MEWGMQNRLNRLFQKDKKALFLPIDHGYFQGPTHCLEKPGETIKPIIQYADGLMLTRGILRNCVDPALEKPVIMRVSGAVSVVGEDLANESLVTSIQEIIRLNASAVSMSAFVGSKYENKSLTNLAKLVDECEDYGIPVMAVCAVGKELEKREARYLALAARIVAEIGARVVKTYYCKEKFEKVIDGCPVPVVIAGGPKTETQREVFDFVYDGMQKGAAGVNLGRNIWQTEHPVASIRAIKAIIHEGYTAQEADDLYNQIIAGKA from the coding sequence ATGGAGTGGGGAATGCAAAACCGCTTAAACCGATTATTCCAAAAAGACAAAAAAGCCCTCTTCTTACCAATCGACCACGGCTACTTCCAAGGACCAACACACTGCCTTGAAAAACCCGGCGAAACCATAAAACCAATCATACAATACGCCGACGGCTTAATGCTCACACGGGGCATACTGCGCAACTGCGTAGATCCTGCTCTTGAAAAGCCAGTTATCATGCGGGTTTCAGGCGCGGTTTCAGTAGTTGGAGAAGACTTAGCCAACGAATCCTTAGTTACATCCATCCAAGAAATCATCCGACTGAATGCCTCTGCAGTTTCAATGTCTGCTTTCGTGGGAAGCAAATACGAAAACAAAAGCTTAACCAACCTCGCAAAGCTTGTTGACGAATGCGAAGACTATGGCATACCTGTCATGGCTGTCTGCGCTGTCGGCAAGGAACTGGAGAAACGTGAAGCCCGCTACCTCGCCTTAGCCGCACGTATCGTCGCGGAAATCGGCGCACGTGTAGTCAAAACTTACTATTGTAAAGAGAAATTCGAAAAGGTCATCGACGGCTGTCCAGTTCCTGTCGTCATCGCAGGTGGACCAAAAACCGAAACTCAGCGTGAAGTCTTCGACTTTGTCTACGACGGTATGCAGAAGGGCGCGGCAGGCGTTAACCTCGGACGGAACATCTGGCAAACTGAGCACCCCGTCGCCTCAATCCGAGCCATCAAAGCTATAATCCATGAAGGCTACACCGCACAAGAAGCTGACGACCTATACAACCAAATCATCGCGGGCAAAGCTTAA
- a CDS encoding mechanosensitive ion channel family protein, with the protein MSTPTPEPTVAPEPSFLGVPVDTIIGIIIISIIAISLERIVTRYLLRFAKRTKLEPNVANNLALTFRIFVLIGAVAAISHVGGFSADWIVSISAIGAAAVGFASQKTIGNFVAGLFLIAARPFKVGNYVRIGTVEGIVTEININYTKVFTAANNTVSISNLQILDREITNFLYESVDHVDLYCYTFDLGFDHLVPADKIAELFSEVFSKITQPLPRNPCVVFARSTAAERVFTIYLYVNNPQDIFVLKPMIAQEMFQRWDEERAKLKK; encoded by the coding sequence ATGTCGACGCCTACACCTGAACCCACAGTTGCACCTGAACCGTCTTTTTTGGGCGTACCAGTGGACACCATAATTGGAATCATAATAATCTCAATAATCGCTATCTCGCTTGAGCGAATTGTAACCCGTTATCTGTTGCGGTTTGCTAAACGCACAAAACTGGAGCCCAACGTAGCCAACAACCTCGCTTTAACTTTCCGCATCTTCGTGTTGATCGGAGCCGTTGCTGCAATTAGCCATGTGGGTGGATTTAGTGCAGATTGGATTGTTTCCATCTCAGCTATCGGTGCCGCTGCTGTCGGCTTTGCTTCGCAGAAAACCATCGGCAACTTTGTAGCAGGTCTCTTTTTAATCGCGGCGAGGCCGTTTAAGGTGGGTAACTATGTTCGAATAGGCACCGTGGAAGGCATAGTCACCGAGATTAACATTAACTACACAAAAGTGTTCACTGCCGCCAACAATACGGTTTCAATCAGTAACTTGCAGATTTTAGATAGAGAAATAACAAATTTCCTCTATGAATCAGTGGATCATGTGGACTTGTACTGTTATACTTTTGATTTGGGTTTTGATCACCTGGTTCCAGCAGACAAAATCGCCGAGCTTTTCTCTGAGGTTTTTTCCAAAATCACGCAGCCACTGCCCCGAAATCCCTGTGTGGTTTTCGCCCGTTCAACTGCCGCGGAGAGAGTTTTCACAATCTACCTCTACGTGAACAATCCGCAGGATATTTTTGTTCTTAAGCCAATGATTGCTCAAGAAATGTTCCAACGCTGGGATGAGGAAAGAGCTAAACTAAAGAAATAA
- a CDS encoding PQQ-binding-like beta-propeller repeat protein, whose amino-acid sequence MFSGDLAHSARSSSSVPATSQTLWVKATDAQVRSSVAVVDNVLYTGTFGGYVYALDAATGATLWSIKTGDNVWSSPAVANGLVYIGSNDFNFYALDAETGSSVWSVPTGGAVWSSPAVVGNVVYVGSTDDKFYAFNAQTGAELWSYATQGDIRSSPVVVGNVVYFGSQDGYLYALNAGTGSLIWRSHTNDGDTYTNSSPAYADGVIYVGSTDKNVYAFDAGTGAQAWSYQTDDKVSSSPAIDNGLLYIGSEGGTLYCLNAQSGSLVWSNPLGSKIFAPPTLADGKVLIGTYGSGGVLYVLNAQSGNVVWSYDVQGSVFAPMVAVNGAIFVGAYDKNIYAFGEYNPTVTSETPTPAPSAPNTTSNPTSSPATNTNLTTTVWTPQPANAIAAPVVAAVGTAVASAAIAAVSTQGVPTDKLAKEFQKVLPSGVKSWLSSFIISKHKLKVEEKTGSVFKPTKIELVVYAVAIGLLTLSFAYVKVDQLAEILIILPTFFATSILVGFAKTFILIAMSRRKGVWTEYKIWYLGLALFVLTTLLLKTPFSKPARNVSYSPKFTPQLGKSLAVASALLSLSFAGFFFVLLESGFVLIGSAGLAMCVIDALFDTFPIPPMYGRYIFKASKKQWLILFSAALSVYLLWLFLA is encoded by the coding sequence ATGTTTAGCGGAGACCTTGCGCATTCAGCGCGTTCATCCTCATCCGTTCCCGCAACCAGCCAGACGCTTTGGGTTAAAGCAACCGACGCTCAGGTCCGTTCCTCAGTTGCGGTAGTGGATAATGTACTCTATACGGGTACTTTCGGAGGATACGTTTATGCGCTTGATGCAGCTACAGGCGCTACCTTGTGGTCCATCAAAACAGGAGATAACGTTTGGTCTTCCCCTGCAGTCGCGAATGGTTTGGTGTATATCGGCTCTAACGATTTTAACTTCTACGCTTTAGACGCTGAAACAGGAAGCTCTGTATGGAGTGTACCCACTGGCGGCGCCGTTTGGTCATCCCCAGCTGTTGTCGGAAACGTTGTTTATGTAGGTTCGACCGACGACAAATTTTATGCGTTTAACGCTCAGACGGGCGCGGAACTTTGGAGTTACGCCACCCAAGGCGATATTCGCTCCTCACCAGTTGTGGTGGGCAACGTGGTTTATTTTGGCTCTCAAGACGGCTACCTCTACGCTTTGAATGCTGGAACAGGCAGCTTGATTTGGAGGTCCCACACAAACGACGGCGACACCTACACCAACTCTTCCCCGGCATACGCCGACGGAGTCATCTATGTCGGTTCAACTGACAAAAACGTCTACGCTTTTGATGCTGGTACAGGAGCACAGGCTTGGAGTTACCAGACCGATGACAAGGTTTCGTCCTCTCCAGCAATAGACAACGGGCTGTTGTATATTGGTTCAGAGGGCGGCACACTATATTGCCTTAATGCTCAGTCGGGCAGCCTTGTGTGGAGTAACCCTTTAGGCTCCAAGATTTTTGCGCCTCCCACGTTGGCTGATGGAAAAGTGCTCATCGGCACTTATGGTTCAGGTGGCGTGTTGTATGTTTTAAATGCCCAATCAGGCAATGTTGTGTGGAGTTATGATGTTCAAGGAAGTGTTTTTGCGCCTATGGTTGCTGTTAACGGCGCCATATTTGTCGGTGCATATGACAAAAACATCTATGCTTTCGGTGAATACAATCCAACGGTCACCTCTGAAACACCAACTCCTGCGCCCTCGGCTCCAAATACGACATCCAACCCCACCAGTTCACCAGCCACAAACACAAACCTGACAACCACAGTATGGACCCCACAACCAGCCAATGCCATCGCCGCACCTGTGGTAGCGGCAGTGGGGACCGCTGTTGCCTCGGCAGCCATAGCCGCCGTAAGCACACAGGGAGTGCCCACTGATAAGTTGGCAAAAGAATTCCAAAAGGTTCTGCCCTCAGGCGTTAAGAGTTGGCTTTCTAGCTTCATAATTTCCAAGCACAAACTCAAAGTTGAAGAAAAAACGGGCTCCGTGTTTAAACCGACCAAAATTGAGCTTGTGGTTTACGCTGTTGCGATTGGGCTTTTAACGTTGTCTTTTGCCTACGTCAAAGTAGACCAGTTAGCGGAGATTTTGATTATTTTGCCCACTTTTTTTGCAACCAGCATCCTTGTGGGTTTCGCGAAAACATTCATATTAATCGCCATGTCGAGGCGTAAAGGGGTCTGGACTGAATATAAAATATGGTACCTTGGCTTGGCGCTCTTTGTCTTAACTACTCTTTTGCTAAAGACGCCTTTCTCTAAACCTGCACGCAACGTTTCCTATTCCCCCAAGTTTACCCCTCAACTGGGCAAATCCTTGGCCGTTGCCTCTGCCCTCTTATCTCTATCTTTTGCTGGCTTCTTTTTTGTCTTGCTCGAAAGCGGCTTTGTGTTGATTGGCAGTGCAGGGTTGGCAATGTGTGTTATAGACGCATTGTTTGATACTTTTCCGATTCCCCCGATGTATGGACGCTACATTTTTAAGGCCAGCAAAAAGCAATGGCTGATTCTTTTCTCGGCGGCTCTGTCGGTTTATTTGCTTTGGCTATTTTTAGCCTAA
- a CDS encoding nitroreductase family protein, producing MIRQRRSIRKYLPKEVPRRLVLEVLEAAGWAPSAHNSQPWRFIIIEKPEVKEKLSKDLADAWAADLLKEGSQVDPNLRRERELRFAKAPALILACLTMEGLRKFPDAQRQGFERDLAVESLGAGLQNLLLAAHAAGLGACWFCAPAFAKEAVRKVLAIPTEVEPAALIILGYPAEAPKIPPRKTLGAYCFIDVWGKPLDEK from the coding sequence TTGATCAGGCAGAGGCGCAGCATACGGAAGTATCTGCCCAAAGAGGTCCCGCGAAGGCTTGTTTTGGAGGTTTTGGAGGCGGCGGGGTGGGCTCCTTCCGCGCATAACTCCCAGCCATGGCGTTTTATAATAATTGAAAAACCCGAAGTCAAAGAGAAACTATCCAAAGATTTGGCTGATGCATGGGCCGCTGACCTCTTAAAAGAAGGCTCGCAAGTTGACCCAAACTTACGCCGTGAAAGAGAGTTGAGATTTGCAAAAGCTCCCGCCCTCATTCTTGCCTGTCTGACGATGGAGGGGCTCAGAAAATTCCCCGATGCACAAAGGCAGGGCTTTGAAAGGGACTTGGCGGTGGAAAGTTTAGGTGCAGGGTTGCAGAATCTGCTCTTAGCGGCGCATGCGGCGGGGTTGGGTGCTTGCTGGTTCTGTGCACCCGCCTTCGCAAAAGAGGCTGTCAGAAAAGTTTTGGCAATTCCCACGGAGGTTGAACCGGCCGCGCTAATAATCCTTGGTTACCCTGCGGAAGCCCCCAAGATTCCGCCGAGAAAAACGCTTGGTGCTTACTGTTTCATTGATGTTTGGGGTAAACCTTTAGATGAAAAGTGA
- a CDS encoding cupin domain-containing protein, producing the protein MANTKKESLNAQAANLSELIGYQEGSVVSRTIIDKKAGTVTLFAFDANQGLSEHTAPYDAMVYVLDGEVEVTIAGKPINLKAGEMTIMPANKPHALAAKTRFKMLLVMIKS; encoded by the coding sequence ATGGCGAACACAAAAAAAGAATCACTCAATGCACAAGCAGCTAATCTGTCTGAGTTGATTGGTTACCAAGAAGGCTCAGTAGTTAGCCGAACAATAATTGACAAGAAAGCGGGAACGGTGACCCTTTTTGCGTTTGATGCCAATCAAGGCTTGAGTGAGCACACGGCGCCCTACGATGCCATGGTTTACGTGTTGGACGGCGAAGTCGAAGTTACAATCGCAGGTAAACCCATCAACCTCAAAGCAGGCGAAATGACCATCATGCCCGCAAACAAACCGCACGCTTTAGCTGCTAAAACGCGGTTCAAGATGTTGCTGGTTATGATAAAATCTTAA
- a CDS encoding methionine-R-sulfoxide reductase has translation MSVSQHQRKLTPEEEQVIVHKGTEMPFTGKYYTFWEKGTYVCKRCGAKLYRSESKFEAHCGWPSFDEEIPGAVKRLPDPDGMRTEIQCANCGAHLGHVFTGEQFTEKNTRHCVNSLSLEFIRDR, from the coding sequence TTGTCAGTTTCTCAACATCAAAGGAAACTCACGCCTGAAGAGGAACAAGTCATAGTTCACAAAGGCACCGAGATGCCCTTCACAGGCAAATACTACACTTTCTGGGAAAAAGGCACCTACGTCTGCAAACGCTGCGGAGCCAAACTTTACCGTTCAGAAAGCAAGTTTGAAGCCCACTGCGGTTGGCCAAGCTTCGACGAAGAAATCCCCGGCGCAGTTAAACGGCTACCTGACCCTGACGGAATGCGAACCGAAATTCAGTGCGCTAACTGCGGGGCCCACCTTGGGCATGTTTTCACGGGGGAACAGTTTACGGAGAAGAATACGAGGCATTGTGTTAATTCGCTGTCTTTAGAGTTTATCCGCGACAGATAG
- a CDS encoding zinc-dependent dehydrogenase, giving the protein MLAAFYYNNHDVRVQEIPTPRAGEEEVLLKVMASGICGSDVIEWYRVPKAPRVLGHEATGVISQVGAKVKNVAVGDRVFVSHHVPCFECRHCKRGNHTACHTLHTTNYYPGGFSQYVLVPKINVQYGIYKLPDALSFEEGTFIEPLACVSRGQRLSKLKADDTLLVIGSGISGILHVQLAKFKGVENIIVADINPYRLELAKKFGAHHALDAKDNLPAKLKELTGHLADQVVVCTGATSAAISAMDCVENGGTILFFAVPDPTVKLPVPINQFWRNEITMRTSYGAAPNDIEDALHVLATGELDVKGMITHRLPLTEAQEGFRLMAEAGNSLKVILEPNRI; this is encoded by the coding sequence TTGTTAGCTGCCTTTTACTACAATAATCATGACGTTCGCGTGCAAGAGATTCCTACGCCCCGCGCAGGCGAAGAAGAAGTTCTGCTCAAAGTTATGGCCAGCGGCATCTGTGGCAGCGACGTCATCGAATGGTACCGCGTGCCTAAGGCGCCGCGTGTATTGGGTCACGAAGCCACAGGCGTAATCAGCCAAGTCGGCGCAAAAGTCAAAAACGTGGCCGTGGGCGACCGCGTATTTGTCTCACATCACGTTCCCTGCTTTGAATGCCGCCACTGCAAACGGGGCAACCACACAGCCTGTCACACACTCCACACCACCAACTACTACCCCGGCGGCTTCTCACAGTACGTGTTGGTGCCAAAAATCAACGTGCAGTACGGCATCTACAAGCTCCCCGACGCCCTAAGCTTTGAGGAGGGCACATTTATCGAGCCTCTGGCCTGCGTTTCACGTGGGCAGCGCCTCTCCAAACTAAAAGCCGACGATACCCTGCTCGTCATCGGGAGCGGCATCTCAGGCATCCTCCATGTACAACTAGCGAAGTTCAAGGGGGTAGAAAACATCATAGTCGCCGACATCAACCCATACCGCTTGGAGCTTGCCAAGAAATTTGGCGCACACCACGCTCTCGACGCCAAAGATAACTTGCCAGCAAAACTCAAAGAATTAACAGGGCACTTAGCCGACCAAGTCGTCGTATGCACAGGCGCCACATCCGCAGCGATTTCAGCAATGGACTGCGTAGAAAACGGCGGAACAATCCTCTTCTTCGCAGTACCAGACCCCACCGTCAAGTTACCCGTGCCGATTAACCAGTTTTGGCGAAACGAAATCACCATGCGCACAAGCTACGGCGCCGCACCCAACGACATCGAAGACGCATTGCACGTTTTAGCGACAGGGGAACTTGACGTGAAAGGCATGATAACCCACCGTCTACCCCTAACCGAAGCGCAGGAAGGTTTCCGTTTGATGGCCGAAGCAGGCAACTCGCTAAAAGTAATCTTGGAACCCAATCGCATATAA